In Schizosaccharomyces osmophilus chromosome 1, complete sequence, the genomic window TCTTGTTAGAGTTCATTTCAGACATCTCATCGACGTTGCtgttataaattttttagacataaaacaaaaaagtagaaaaacaTCAATATATATAGACATTTTTCAAACAGTCTtcaaaaaccattttttaCGTACTTGCTTCGCCAACCAACAATTTTTCGCGAATAACCCTAGATgtataacaaaaaatagTAATAAATACTCCCGTGATGATAAGAGCTAAATGAACTTTGTCAATCTCAAGTTGTTTCCACCCCATGTAGTTTGTGGGTATTTGCAGTGTTTGCGgtgaggaaaaaaaaaaatactgCAGGTCACGATTTCTCTTGACGTTTGGATCTTGGGGATGCTCGGATGCTATTTCGCACACTTACAAAAGATCTTGGAACGGTcttcttttcgtcttttAACACGAATATGGACAACTCTCTTTTTGATCTGATAAAATGGCATTCTGTTCTAAATTTCTATATTTACTAATAAGTTTATTAGTCTAATTGAGCAGGAAACTTTATTGACTATACAGTTAGCTATACACACTTCATGTAATAGATCGTTTCAAAGCATGAGTTGTCACACCTTATGCTTTGGAAACACATTTCAATTGAAAACCTCATATGACTTTCCGGTGGAATGAATACAAAAACATcaaattgatgaaaaaacagcataaaaataaaacaaatatcTAATTGATAAACATAAAGAAAGAGTTAACCAACAAATGAAACCAAGCTTTTCTAGATGCGTCTTTGGTTGATCTGAGTTCTGGCCTTTACCAAGAGGGTAATGGTCTTATTGACATTCGCTGGGTATCCAACTTCCTCTGCTAGTTTGACAATCCAGCCATTAATAGAATCTATCTCGGTATCTCTCTTAAAAAGGGTGTCCTGTCTCATGGAAGAACTATTGTCTCCACAAACCACGAAACCCATATACATCACCATTTCTAAGAGTCTAGGAACTACCAGTGTCTTTCTAGCCTTTTCGTTCTCAGACAAGCTTGGTATacatttaaagaaaacgtCAACACACTCCGTGatgatgtttttgaaaagaagcttGACCTCTTCAATGTTGCTTAATTCTCGATTCAAACAATCGAGGATAGCAGTATTCGGATTCATGCATGCATTGACAGCGAGTTTCTCACATTGAGAAATAAGTAAATCATCGTAAGGCAAGTAGCTTGTATTCAGAATCCTGGATTTCATCAGCGTTTCCACCATCACACAAGCACCATTAATCGCGGGGGATTTGTTGAGGGAGGGAACTTTGgcaatttttaaatttcctAAACCGGCATGCACGAAATGGAAATCTTGTTTCTGGAAAGATCCATGGGTGATAATTCCTTGGTAAAGATTGGGAGCTTTGCTTTCATCGGTCCATATCACCCTTTTTAAATGTTCAATCACACCCAAACCGTTCTGGACAAATAAAATGTTGGagttttcatttaaaaaggGAAGGTAGTTAGACAAAGCCTTTTCGGTGTGTACGGTTTTGGTGGTGACGATCAAGTTATCAATTGTACTGACGTTCAATTCAGCAGGATATTTGGCTTTCAGCTTTTTCTGGATTTTTGGGCTACCTTGTTCAAACTTGCGTTCAATCGTCATCAATGATTGCTTTGCCATAAACTGCTCGGCTCTCACTTGATTTCTGAGCAATAAAACAACTTCATTTTGCATAGAAGGAATACTTGCTAATTCGCAAGCAAGCAAGCTTCCAATACTTCCAGCACCTAAAACGTAGATAGGACTATTCATTATGGAATCAAAGAATACAAAAGCCAAGGACAAAGGGACAACCTACCTGATTTTGTCAAACAAACGTACCgattgattttcttttctgagCTTTGCAAATAGGAAAAGAACGCTGAAAGATAGAAttagagaagaaagaaaggaaaagcgATCGTGAAGGATACGATGATGGACCGTATTTTAGATATgttaaatgaaaatgttCCCGTCCGCGTACCTTGAGGTTAAAATCAAGCGAGTATTTTTGGTTGAGAAACTAAACGATTCAAATGAAATTCGGTTTTTAAAgtaataaaatagaaagaaaattgcaAATGATTATATAGTACTCTATCTTTACATCGCCTCTTGTCTCTATATGTAATGTTTGCTTTCAGAAGAAAACCGTGAAATTTTCACATGCACTGAACGCTTGAATGTCAAATTGCTGCCAGCTTTACGATTTCTCtggtaatttttttttggtaattaCTAGTTTGCCTAATCtattaattttctttttttctattgttttgtttacatataaCACATGATTTTATATAATAACATGTATTATACTAACGTGTTTCTACTACTGCTTGGGATGTACAATGCTCACACCTGCTAATTTTCAACCATCCAACAACATACttgttcatttctttcatttcggTCCTTCGAGACTGCCAGgataaagtaaaataagaaaagacGGTGAGTACATATGGACTTAATTCTATTAGCAACTGGCAAGAAATTTGATCGacattacaaaaagttagGAAAATGTCCGTCTCTTGAAAGTAaacattcaacaaaagaaaacctaTCTAACGGTGCTGATGCTGCTAATAAAACTACTTCTTCTCCAGAAGACAGATCCGTGGTTTCATTAGGAGCATCATTGCCACTTGGACAGGATGACTTGGAGCGAGGAGAATCGAATACTTTAAACCCAAAGAAACAGGATCCATACTTAGTGACTTGGGATAGTCCAGATGATTCTATGAATCCGTCTAATTGGTCCATGGCTGAAAAATGGTGGATTATTATCCAAACATCAATTATTACAATCGTCGTAACATTTGGCTCTAGTATCTATTCGAGTGGTGTTGAACAGGCTGCTGATGAGCTCCATGCTTCTATACCCGTGTCTACCATTGGCTCTTGCACATTTTTGGTTGGCTTTGGCTTTGGTTCACTTCCTTTTGCTCCCTTAAGTGGTATTTATGGTAGATTCATTGTGTACTTCCTAACCTTGCTTTTGTTCACTATTTTCCAAGTTGGTGGAGGTTGTGCGCAAAATATATGGACTATTATTATACTTAGGTTTTTTCAAGGTGTGTTTGGAAGTACCCCTCTTGCGAATGCAGGTGGCACTATTGGTGATATGTTTACTCCCATCCAGCGTACTTATGTTCTTCCAGGATTTTGCACGTTTCCGTATTTGGGTCCTATTATCGGTCCTATCATGGGTGACTTTATTGTTCAGAGCTACTTGGGTTGGCGCTGGCTCTTTTGGATTAATATGATTTGGGCAGCAGGCACCTTGGTactcattttctttttatttcctgAAACTCATGGTGAGACAATCCTTGACTATAAAGCGAAATATTTTCGCAAAATAACTGGCAATTCCGCTTATTATACAATTCACGAGCGAGAGCGTGACCCCAAAAACGCAATCTTCCAAGCAGCTACCCAATCAGCTTCCCTCTTTTTAACTGAACCCATTGTTGTTTGCTTTACTCTTTACCTCACCGTCGTTTACATAATTAACTACATTAATTTCGAGGGATATCCAATAATTTATGCCAAATATGGATTTAATTACGGTGAGTTAGGTCTGTCGTTTATTGCGGTCGGTGTTGGCATCGTGATTGCTGGTCTTTTGACACCATTAACTTATAAGCAGTATCTCTGGGCATATAAGAGAAGAGGTTCTGTTATGTGTCCTGAAGATAGGCTATATCCCCTTTTTATTGGTGCCTTTGTCCTTCCTATAAGTATGTTTTGGTTGGCTTGGACTTGCTATGCTGACCATGTCCATTGGATCGTGCCCATGATAGCTAGTGGTTTTTTCGGCTTTGCTTTGCtaattgtattttttgtttcgtATAATTATATTATTGACTCATATCAGCACATTGCTCCCAGTGCGCTTGCTGCTGCGACCGTGGTTCGTTACTGCGCTAGTGGAGGTGTGACACTCGCTGCTCGTCCGATGTACCTGAATTTGGGAGATCATTGGGCTACTAGTGTGTTGGGGTTTATTTCGGTAGCTATGGTGCCTATCCCGTTTGCCTTTTATAAATACGGAAAAAATATTCGGGCTTGGAGCAAACATGCTTATAAACTGTAAATTAAGGGTAGTGGACTATCGGTTTCATcatttcgtttctttttttgaatgttttttttttagaatagAATTTGTGAATGCATAATGTATTATTCAACGTCTATACTGAAGACAGAATTGACAGCAGCTCTTCTGAATTTCAATAATGATGCATATGTGTAGGCAACCTCAACGTTTGTTGAGTACATAGCCTTTTATCCGCTATACAAtgaatttaatgaattGAGTTTTCGTAATATGAAAAATGGTCATAACTTTTCTACGGACTTCTGCCGGTTTTTTGTGTGAAATATCAAATGATTATTTTATAGTAAGTTCagttttttgattcaatGCAAATTCACATCCCCTGCATCAATAAAATtaagttatttttttaaagaaataaataaaacgtCCTTGTAAGAACGTGGGAATACCCGCGGAAGCAGAAATCGAAGTCTCAAAAATCTCTTAGTTTGTTCGTATGCTAGGagaaaagaatccaaaaagtCTATTAATCGTACAatatgatgaaaataagtTTGGCCGTTTTGATTGTAATTattatgctttttttgaatttaaaCAGTATGCATGGTGGCCTTCGTGAACGCCATCGTCATATTAAAATTTAGAAGGGTACGTTCGTATCCTTCTACAGATTATTATGAGATGCAGATGTCATAAAAACAGGAGGTCCTCCGAAAAAAGATCGATATTCTTCATTATTGATATCCAGACTTGACTGGCCGTCAATAAATTCATTCTTGATTGTCTCATCAAGGTAGTTGAATATGGGAATTTCTTCCGGAACAATCCTTGAGTTCAAATTAGGAAGTGAGAAACTCTCATCAGGTGCGGAGTTACTCTCGTCCTTCAAACTAGTTTCAATCAATGTAAGGGATTTGGCAGCTAGCTTCCAGGATTTCGATGATTTTTGCAAAACCATTACGAAAAACTTcagtttttcttcaatgtcTAAGCGTTCAGATAGTACTGAAGAATTCCTTAACATAATGAGTACGCTACAGCTTACTATTGCGGCATATACCATAAATAAGGACGCCGACTCGAAGCCAAAAGCATCTCGGTAAGCTTTCAGAAGCTGACTGATATCTTCCATAGAATCCAAGCAAATCACCTTTGAAGTCATATCATTAGATGTGacttcttttcttgctAGAAATGGACGATTCAGGCAAATCCGGATAAGATAATAGTAAAGACATACAGCAAGCATATCTGGATTTTGTCCATGACTTTTCAGATCGCTCTTCTTCCAACGAACGTCATCTGGGAGCTTTAAATACCATTTCATCAATTCCAAATTATACTTCCCTAGGTTTTGAAGTCTAGCATTGATACCATATGGAAGATCACTAGGGGAGAATACATCAAATAAGATAGCATCAGCGATATGACTGAGATCCAccaacaaaagaagcataaCAAAAAGAGTTGCAGGTTTAGCAGCAGGCCCCAAATCGCACttaaattcatcaattcCATCAAAGTCAGGTAAATTTACAGATCCAGGGATGCTCGTATCAGATTTCTTTAATGTTGTTGGTCTTCCTAGGATAAAGCTAATAAAAACATCTGCAACGTAGCTTCCCCAATAGATTCTGCTTCTTACAGCAGCGTCCTCGGCTGAAATAACAGGaatttcattcataaaCCATTTTCTCGGATCCAGTTGGAATCCTAAGTCCTGTCCCATTCGAAAAGCTAATCCTGATAATAGCCATCCGAGAGAGTTGTTTCCCATACCAATATCATAGAATCCCAAGCATAACAAACATTGGACTGAAGTAATATGAGGCCTTCCTAAGCCATATTCCATTAAAGTATCCCAAGATAATCTATAATATTTGTCGGAGGAGTTAACCACCTCCGGTTCAGGAGCCATTCGACTTCCCAACGCGCACATTGCGTATAGCAAATGTTCTGAACAGTATCTACCATCATGATAGTGATGATAATAATCCAAGAGAAAAGCTTCTCTATTAATATACATGAACTGTGTGTATTGccatttgaaaaatagTTTCAAGCAATAGGTGATAGCGGGGGAAAACATTGGATGTTGTCTCACCTGAAATGGCGCATCAACAGAAGAGGGGCGTAATGAGGAGCCATAAACATTTGTAGGGCCATAGAACGTTATGGTGTTTGGACCTCGAATATCTAGCGATATAGGAAAATCAATTGAATCATCCTTTGGCACGTTAACAGCATCGCTGTCGCGCCCATTACAACTGAGGTGATCCGCAAACGTAACCGATTCTAGCATTTTCAGCCGTTCGTTCGTAGGAGCATCCTTAACCTTCTTAAGGAATGATTCTAATGTTGCCAGCTGACTTTCTAGCGCCTGAACATAGCTATGGGGGTGTCGTTTTTTCCTATTATCCAAATCTTTATGAATGCACTGCTCACCTAAGTGTATACAGTTCGTACAAGGTGACTTTCTGTCGCATTTAATCTACAAATTCTGTTAATTCTCAATCACATCATTAAAGACGGcttaattgaaaataccTTTCTACGGCGGCAAGACTGACATCTGCAAATATGTCAGCACACTGCTTTCAAAATGTTAAAGGTACTTACGATAAAGTCCGCATCTCTAGTCGCTTCAAAATCCCACTAATGATACACCTCTTTTTAAATCCacagtaaaaataaaagtgaGTGTTCAAATCTGTAAGGCCTTAAtcaattttcaaaacaaacttttttttcaaataatgttctattctttatatagaaaagaagttttcCATCCACGTGAATTAACAGTAAAAcataaatttaataaaaggAAGTTAGCTTGAAAGTGCTTGAGAGCTATTCAATCCAACGATATCATATAAAGATTGTAAAAGAAGCGCATGTATGAACAACTATGTTTTCCTAGAGAAACAGGAAAAAGTACTATCAACATATAAAATGCGTGTACATGATGGTATTTAATACCAATTAGGCAACTTGCTATGCCCTGATTTTCTACGACAGGATTCAGAGTACACTATCAATTCTCTACAAGTAGGGATCTTAGACGCTGTAAAAGACAAGTTTCAGCATCCGtatctaaaaaaaagaaaaaaaatttagatgAATAACTGCTAGCATATTTACTCCTAGTACTTAAATTTTTCACATCATAAGATCAATCATAAACATAACATAAACAAGTTCAAGAGGAATTTGGTACTAAGTAAGTAAAAAGTATTTCACTCGTGTGTTCGAGGCACTATTTGAAAATCCAGAAAGCTAGACTCTAACTCAGTCAAAGTAGAAACTCTTCATATGACAAGGCATAAGCATTGTGGCATCGCAGTCTTTTATTCATCCATTGTAGCCATTCGTATTCATA contains:
- the pan5 gene encoding 2-dehydropantoate 2-reductase Pan5, giving the protein MNSPIYVLGAGSIGSLLACELASIPSMQNEVVLLLRNQVRAEQFMAKQSLMTIERKFEQGSPKIQKKLKAKYPAELNVSTIDNLIVTTKTVHTEKALSNYLPFLNENSNILFVQNGLGVIEHLKRVIWTDESKAPNLYQGIITHGSFQKQDFHFVHAGLGNLKIAKVPSLNKSPAINGACVMVETLMKSRILNTSYLPYDDLLISQCEKLAVNACMNPNTAILDCLNRELSNIEEVKLLFKNIITECVDVFFKCIPSLSENEKARKTLVVPRLLEMVMYMGFVVCGDNSSSMRQDTLFKRDTEIDSINGWIVKLAEEVGYPANVNKTITLLVKARTQINQRRI
- a CDS encoding transmembrane transporter Mfs2, with the translated sequence MDLILLATGKKFDRHYKKLGKCPSLESKHSTKENLSNGADAANKTTSSPEDRSVVSLGASLPLGQDDLERGESNTLNPKKQDPYLVTWDSPDDSMNPSNWSMAEKWWIIIQTSIITIVVTFGSSIYSSGVEQAADELHASIPVSTIGSCTFLVGFGFGSLPFAPLSGIYGRFIVYFLTLLLFTIFQVGGGCAQNIWTIIILRFFQGVFGSTPLANAGGTIGDMFTPIQRTYVLPGFCTFPYLGPIIGPIMGDFIVQSYLGWRWLFWINMIWAAGTLVLIFFLFPETHGETILDYKAKYFRKITGNSAYYTIHERERDPKNAIFQAATQSASLFLTEPIVVCFTLYLTVVYIINYINFEGYPIIYAKYGFNYGELGLSFIAVGVGIVIAGLLTPLTYKQYLWAYKRRGSVMCPEDRLYPLFIGAFVLPISMFWLAWTCYADHVHWIVPMIASGFFGFALLIVFFVSYNYIIDSYQHIAPSALAAATVVRYCASGGVTLAARPMYLNLGDHWATSVLGFISVAMVPIPFAFYKYGKNIRAWSKHAYKL
- a CDS encoding DNA-binding transcription factor: MRTLSCQSCRRRKIKCDRKSPCTNCIHLGEQCIHKDLDNRKKRHPHSYVQALESQLATLESFLKKVKDAPTNERLKMLESVTFADHLSCNGRDSDAVNVPKDDSIDFPISLDIRGPNTITFYGPTNVYGSSLRPSSVDAPFQVRQHPMFSPAITYCLKLFFKWQYTQFMYINREAFLLDYYHHYHDGRYCSEHLLYAMCALGSRMAPEPEVVNSSDKYYRLSWDTLMEYGLGRPHITSVQCLLCLGFYDIGMGNNSLGWLLSGLAFRMGQDLGFQLDPRKWFMNEIPVISAEDAAVRSRIYWGSYVADVFISFILGRPTTLKKSDTSIPGSVNLPDFDGIDEFKCDLGPAAKPATLFVMLLLLVDLSHIADAILFDVFSPSDLPYGINARLQNLGKYNLELMKWYLKLPDDVRWKKSDLKSHGQNPDMLAVCLYYYLIRICLNRPFLARKEVTSNDMTSKVICLDSMEDISQLLKAYRDAFGFESASLFMVYAAIVSCSVLIMLRNSSVLSERLDIEEKLKFFVMVLQKSSKSWKLAAKSLTLIETSLKDESNSAPDESFSLPNLNSRIVPEEIPIFNYLDETIKNEFIDGQSSLDINNEEYRSFFGGPPVFMTSASHNNL